In a genomic window of Periophthalmus magnuspinnatus isolate fPerMag1 chromosome 3, fPerMag1.2.pri, whole genome shotgun sequence:
- the htatip2 gene encoding oxidoreductase HTATIP2, with protein sequence MKLLENAPGAWPWIITALVLLIAVGFLFLDDPEPIKHIRMAEADFRTLEEDFRKQNRSCFVLGASGETGTVLLKELIQRNIFSRITLIGRRQISIEEDTDKVVQEVVDFEKLDDHAAVFQGHDVGYCCLGTTRAKVGPEMFARVDHDYVLKSAELARARGCSQFHLESSRGADKNSNFLYLKVKGQVEADIEALGFDRFLIYRPGVLLVDRQESRPMEFVARQFFRAFSPVLPSMSVPIQAVAVAMVSNTLLKSDQKTEILENKVIAAFGKQKAK encoded by the exons ATGAAATTGTTGGAAAACGCCCCGGGAGCGTGGCCCTGGATCATCACTGCCTTGGTGCTTCTTATCGCAGTGGGGTTCCTGTTTTTGGACGATCCGGAGCCGATTAAACACATCAG GATGGCGGAGGCGGACTTTAGGACCCTGGAGGAGGACTTCCGTAAACAGAACCGGAGTTGTTTTGTTCTAGGAGCTTCAGGAGAGACTGGGACAGTTCTACTGAAGGAGTTAATCCAGAGGAACATCTTCAGCAGAATCACTCTGATTGGACGCAGGCAAATCTCCATCGAGGAGGACACAGACAAAGTG GTGCAGGAGGTGGTAGACTTTGAGAAACTGGACGATCATGCAGCAGTGTTTCAGGGCCATGATGTTGGATACTGCTGTTTGGGGACGACACGAGCCAAAGTCGGACCC GAGATGTTTGCACGTGTGGACCATGACTACGTGCTGAAGTCAGCAGAGTTAGCTCGGGCCCGGGGATGCTCTCAGTTCCATTTGGAGTCATCTCGTGGTGCCGATAAAAACAGCAATTTCCTGTATCTCAAAGTGAAG GGGCAGGTGGAGGCTGACATCGAGGCTCTGGGCTTCGACAGATTCCTTATTTACAGACCTGG cGTCCTATTGGTCGACCGTCAGGAGAGCCGTCCAATGGAGTTTGTCGCTCGTCAGTTTTTTCGGGCGTTCTCTCCTGTGCTCCCCTCCATGTCTGTGCCCATCCAGGCCGTGGCCGTTGCGATGGTCTCAAACACACTGCTCAAATCAGACCAAAAGACCGAAATACTGGAAAACAAAGTCATCGCTGCCTTCGGAAAACAAAAGGCCAAATAa